TTTCAAAATAGTCGTAATGTATTGAGCTTTGCTGATGAACTGTAAAGTTTGTTTGCTATTACTCAGAGTAAAGTGCTACTAATCTCAATACAGGTTTTAATTGGTAGCCACATTTCATGGCGAGAATCATCATCAGGATCCGCTGATAAAAAACCATATTGCTGATAAAAGGGAGTAACTTGCGGGGGCATTGGGTCAACAAACAAGCCTATGGCTGAGATTTGTTGTGCGACTAACACTGTTCTATAAATGGCATCAATTAATAATCGTTCACCTAGACCTTGCCCTTGTTGTGATCGATCCACAGCGAGACGGGCCAATTTTACTGCATTGAGTGGCTGAGGATATTTTTTATAATGCTTGTGGGCTGGTGGTGTGATAACTGAGTATCCAGTCAGTGTTTGATAACCGATGATTGTATGGGGTGAGGCGTTTCGACAGGCTACATAGGTTTTTGAAATGTGCTTTATAGCCTTCTGTCGTGCTTGTTGTTGTAAGAACTGATTTAATTTTTCAATACCACAATCAAATGCTTTGCGATCATGCTGTTGGTTTATGGCTTCAATTATTATGGACATTCACAGTATCACTGTAGTGCTGGGCGGCCTTGAGCAGTTTCTTATTTGCTTTGGGGGGATTATCCAAGGCTGTAAATAGAGTATCTGTACCCATCATGGATAGGTGTAATGTTTCGCTTTGCTCTATTACATTACGCGCTTTTTCCATTGCAGACTCTATAAGGAATTGTGAGAGGCTTGTGCCGGAGTAATTAGCTGCTCGTTGTATGATTTGTTGTATCTCTGTGGAGGTTCGTGCAATCAAACGGGTTTCTTTACGTTGTGTTTTGCTAGTCATAATTTCACTTTTATATTTGATTTCAGAGTGTAGGTGCCACTATGGCATACAAGTCAAACTATTGTCAATATGTGTTCTATTTTAGTGCTCATTTTTTTGTTCCCCGTTAGGTTAGCTCTTATATCTTAACCTATTGTTAAGTTTTTGGGGTCCACTATAGTCTGCAACTTTGTCATTTGAATGAACCCTAAAAAATGAATATTCTCTGGTTTTGAATGGCCGCTTTCTCACTTTTAACGTAAGTTCTTAAAAAGGTGACTATAGCTCCCTTGGGACGTTAGCTGCAGGTCAAAAAATATATTTTACTTGAACTATATCAAATACCGATATATAGTATTCTTATGATTACTAGTATTGCCAATCAAACAACACAAGACATTTATGATGGTATAAGCTTAAAGAAAGCTAGGAAAATTCCTGAGTTTCTCCATAGCAAAGCTTGCAGGTTGATGGATCAGCTTGATGCTGCCGAGACTCTTGAAGATATGAAAATACCACCTGGAAATCGCTTTGAACCATTATCAGGTGACTTGAGTGAGTATTTTAGTGTCCGCATCAATAAACAATGGCGAGTGATATTCAAATGGGATGAAGCTCAAAAAAATGCCTATGATGTTTATGTTGACGATTACCATAAAGGATAATGAACCATGCTACCTAAAAAAAGACCACCAACCCATCCAGGGGAAATGTTGTTAAAAGAATTCCTTGAACCGGCTGGTATGACACAAACACAATTTTCTCAGCATATTGGCTGGACTTACGCACGCTTGAATGAAATTATTAACGGCAAACGGGGTGTCAGTGCCGATTCAGCTTTGACCTTGAGTGAAGCATTGGGTAATACGCCTCAATTCTGGCTTAACCTGCAGCGTAACTGGGAGTTATGGCATGCCCTGCAAACCCATAAAGAAGTGAAGCCATTATTACTTAAAGCATCATAGAAAGAAGAAAATGGCTGATATTGACTACTATCTACAAGCTGTAAGCAAAAATAATACCCGACGTAGCTATCAGTTTAAGTACAAAGAGCCATATATGGACGCTCCATGAAAGTTTAAAATCAATAAAAAATATAAATTCCCCTAATAAGAGCAGAAACAGTAAAATTCAGGCAAAACTCTCCCTGCAAGGCTTTGCATGATAGCCTAAAAAAACAAATCGATTAGTTTTAAGAGCTGAATTCAGGAGATGTGATAAACGTGGAATGATTGCTTTTAAACAATTTCCGGCAATAATTAATCCCTCGCACCCAATGTTTATTCTGTTTTTTGCAGAGTGATTTTAATTATTCTTCAGGCCAGACAAAGGAATGAAAGCCTTTAGAATAGCCCTGAACGGTTCCCATCTAAGTGTCCTCATTAAGTTGCAGTTTTTGCAAAATGCTGGGCGTATTGGCATCAATCGAACCCTGCTTGTCCGCCCTGACAATACGACCTGTCCAGTCTGCCAGTTCGAGATAATTTTGCAAAGCAAATGCAATGCCATTCTCTTTGAGTGAGTTGCCAATAAATGATAATAGCTTAACGGCAGGGGTGGGCTTGAGTGACTAGCATTGCTTGTTTCAGTGACTTGCTCAATCCGTTGCTTAATCGACGTATACTCAGTACAGACTGTCCAATTTTTCTAGAAACTGCGTACCATCGCCATAATCGATGATCCAATCACTGATGATTTCCAGTGTGTCAGCAGAGCTGGCCTTAGAAATACTGACCTGTGCCTGAAATGCTGTTTGTTCATCAAAGCGGCGTCGGATCAGGCGTAATAAGAGTATCTTTTCTCTTTCAAGCCCTTGTTCAAGCCCTTGTTCAAGCCCTTGTTCAAGCCCTTGTTCAAGCCCTTGTTCAATACCCTGTTCAAGCCCTTTTCGCTCAAAAGAAGTGACATAGTTCATTTGGTTTTCCTCTTCCAGTTTCTCTAATTCAAGGGTTAATGCATTTTCTAGCGCTTTGGGTAATACCATTAACCAGTCAATAAAGCAAAACAGCTCAAGAATTTGCTCACGTGCGAGTCCTCGCTGATATAAACCTTTCATCAAACCCAGCTTGGACTCTTTGAGTTGTTGTGGCTTGTGCTTGTTCGCCAACGCTTGCAAGTGGGCCATGACAACTATGGCGAATAAGTTGTCGCTTTGTTCCAGTTCGGCCCAGCGTTGCTTATAATCCCAGAGCTTTATTACTGGGAACGTAAAGCGGGTTTCACAGCCCCAGAGTTTGCGCTGATATTCCCCCTGTTTATGGTGACTGCGCTGTGGTCTGGGCTCATGGGTCAAAATAGCCAGGCTGACCACCTCTTTGTTATAACGCTCAAGAATGCGAAAATTATAGACATACATGCGTTTTTCAAAATCAGGGTCATATTGGCTTTGTACTTCAATATGAATCAATACCCAAGTACAGTGTCCGTTTTTTAGCCAGACCTTGACCAGTTTATCAGCATAGCGTCGTCCAATTTGGGCATCACGGTTAATTTTTTCCAGTTCTTTGTCTAAAAACTCATAAGGTCTGTTCCAGTCAATCTCCTGACTGATATTGACAAAGAAAAAGCCCATAAAATCCACAAATAAATGCTCAATGGCTTCTTTCCATGGGCTGTCATAATCGGCGCGAGGTTTTTCTTCCATAAAAATCCCTATAAATCATTTTAGCGTGTTTTCTGCCCGTTTGTCTGTAGCTTGGGTGAATAAAATATTATATCACACTGACTTTGACCGGTGGGGGATTCAATACTAGGATGAGAATTTTTTGATTGCATTGCATGAGGTTCACTTATTTGTTAACCTTAACAAATGAGAGAAATTCATTTTTATCGAACAGAATCTGATTTTTGTCCAGTTGAAGAGTTCTTAGATTCATTAACAGCTAAGCAAGCACAAAAAGCTACTTGGGTTATGCAACTTATTGAAGAAATTGATGTTGTTCCAGTTCAATACTTCAAGAAGTTGGTAAATTAGAATTCAAGTAGGTAACAATATCTTTAGAGTTTTAGGATTTCTTGATGATCAACGTTTAGTTGTTTTGAATCATGCCTTTCAAAAAAAGACACAAAAAACACCAAAGAAAGAAATCAAAATAGCAGAAAAACGTAAGAAAGACTATTTGAGGAGAAGGTGATTTTATGAGTGACTTAAAAAAATACATTGTCAAAAGAAAAGAAAGAGATAGTGAGTTTGCTGAAAATTTTAATGATGGTTACCAAGCTTTTAAAATTGGTGCTGTTTTACGGCAAGCAAGGGAATCTTCTGGTTTGACCCAAGAACAATTAGCTGAAAAATTGAATACAAAGAAATCAGCAATTTCCAGAATTGAAAATCATGCAGAAGATATCCGTTTGTCTACCTTAGAAAAATTTGCACACGTACTTGGCAGAGAGCTTGAAGTCTCAATTAAAGAAATAAAGTGCCAACCAGAAAGGTTTTAAAGCTACCCACTTAACGAAAGTTAATATCAAAGGGTCAACCAGCTGATTCTTGAAGAGCAAGTTCAAGTGATTTTGGCTGTTTCAAGTGATTTTTGTCATTTTGTATTTCCTATCATTTTAGTTTCTCATGTTAACTTTAAACAGATGAAGAGAAAGGGCTTTGCCCTCTGGAACGATAGAGCCGTTCCATTCACCCAAGGTATTTTCACAACGGTAATGATCCTGTTACAATATCTTCACGGCACAGGCTGAGGAGCCGATGGCCGTCAACGGTAATGGGCGGCATTTATGTCGCCTTTTACCCCTCTTCAATCAATCGATTTAAGCTATTTCCTGCTGTATTTCATAATCGACTGGTGACAAATAATCATTAGCCGAATGAAGTCGCTCCCGATTATAAAATACCTCAATATATTCAAATATTGCCTGCTTTGCTTTCTACTCTGGTTTTGAATCGACAATGGTGCGTCAATTCAGTTTTCAAACTATGAAAGAAGCTCTCTGAAACAGCATTGTCCCAGAATTTCCTTTAAGCTTTAGACTGAATTATTCCATGCGTACTTCACAAACTGTTTCCCTTGATCCGACAATATTTTTCTATGACTATCAGAGGCATATTGGCTACCTCGGTCAGTATGCCAAAGCAATCCATCCATTGGTTTACGCTTCCATATGGCCATCAGTAAAGCATCATTGACTAGCTTGGCTTTCATTCGCTCATCCATCGACCAGCCAACAATTTGCCTAGAGAATAAGTCAATGACTAATTTGACAATATAACCATGTATTCCTTGGTGGCAATATAGGTAATATCACCACACATAGTAGCGATCAGGTTGAGAGACAGTAAACTCTCTTTCACATTAGTATTACCGATATACAATGGTATTAGTTTGCTTATCATGAGCAGGTAAGCAAAGCTCTTGATACAGCATTTTATTTTGCCCACCCTTATTCTTCATGGGAGCGAGGGTTAAATGAAAATACTAATGGACTGATTAGACAATATTTTCCTAAAGATACAGACTTTAAAGAAGTGACTTCATTTTCTTTTACAACATGATGGAAAAACTTAATAATAGACCTAGAAAGGCACTCGGCTTTCAAACACCATTCCAGGCAATGAAAAAATCATTTGCAAGAACTGGAATTTCCTGCCTGATTCAGAGTTGAATCCGCGTAACATTTTATGGGTTTTTTGCAAATAACGCTGTGGCTGAGCTATATTCTAAGATGAATATAGCAATCGGTACACTGTCATTGCATAAAAAAAATATGAAAGAAGCTTCTGCTTTGAAAGTAAGAGAATATGTTGCTTATGGTTTGCCTGTTATCCTTGGTTATATTGACTCTGATTTAGATGGCTGTGATTTTATTTTGAATGTTGGAAATTATGAACGTAATATTCATGATAATTTAAAGAAAATAAAAGAATTTATAAGGTTTTGGAAAGATAAAGAAATTAAATATGATATGAAACATATGACATGTATAATAAAGAGAGTCAACGTATTGATTTTTTAAAGAAATTATAGAATCAAGAAGCTTGCATACATAGCAAAAAAAAGTACCAAAGATGATAGCTAATAAAAAAATGTTGATGTCTTTATCTTTACAAATAATTTCCCTTTTAAACCCGGTGAAAATTTTTGGATTTAGAAATAACGCATCTTTCTAAATGTTTTAATACAATCACACTATTCCCATTTAAAAAATCAGAGCGTTTGTATAAAATTCCTGAAAATGCATCTTATACTGATGACTTAATTAATGCGAATCCTTTTCTTTTGCTATTAGCTTTTATAAAAATGTTTTTTCGAGGCTATTTTATAAAGAATTACTCTTGTTAAGAAGAAAATATTTCTTAACAAATTTATATAAATCAATTGTGTTTTTTACTAAAGCAATCTTTATAAAAGAACGATTAAAAAAAATCATTGTTTCTAGGAGTGTTTCCTTAGATTCGACTCTCTTTTATACTTATTGGTGTACTTCCGCCTCTTTAGGTTTATGTCTTCTAAAAAATGAATTTCCAAATATCAAAGTGGTTTCTAGAATTCATGGCTATGATTTATATGATTATCAACATAAAACAAATTATATTCCTTTTCAAAAGCTACGCTGGAAATGATAGATCGATTATACTGTGTTTCATATGATGGATATGAGCATTTAACTGATAAGTTTTACATGGATATTCCTGGCCTCCGCAAGAAATTATTTGTTATTAAACTGGGTACTATAACAAATAATTCTAAAAAAATTAATTGTCTTACTGAAGATGTGTTTAAGATTGTATCATGTTCAAGCATTATTCCTTTAAAGAGGCTTGACTTGATAGTTGATGCATTATCTGAGTTAAATGATATAAAAGAAGAAATCGAATGGCATCATTTTGGAAGCGGTTCAGAAATGCGTGTTATTGAAGATGGCTTATGTAAAATAAATAATGTTAATATTAATGTCTTTTTTAATGGGCATTTGGAGAATGAAAAAATTCTAGAACGATATCAATTGGATAAGTTTAATCTCTTTGTTAACGTAAGCGATAGCGAAGGAATCCCTGTCTCCATAATGGAAGCTATGAGTTTTGGCATTCCTTGTCTTGCTAGAAACGTCGGGGGTATTTCAGAAATCATAAATTCTGAAAATGGATATTTATTGGAAAATGAAATTGATGCCAAATATCTTTCGAACGTATTGAAAGAAATAATTTTTTCAAGAGAAAAATTAAATATTAAAAGTTTTAATGCATTTAAAACTTGGGAAAAACATTTTAATGCAGACATTAATTTCCCACTTTTTTCCAAGTCATTATTAGATTTTATTTTATCTTTTAAGGCTTAATTAAAAAAATAGGAGTTAAACTTTTAACTTATGTGCGGCTTGACAGCAATTATTGCTACAAACTCAGTAAATATAAATGAATTAATTTCTATGAATGATACTATTATTCATAGAGGTCCTGATGATGAAGGCTTTTTTAAAATCTTTTTCTTCTGATTTATCAATGACTTTTTCGAGAGATAAACATGATTTTAAGCATTATGATGAAGAATCTTACAAACAGTTTAATGTTGGTTTAGGGCATAGACGCTTATCTATTCTTGATTTGACATCTGCCGGGCATCAACCGATGACTTCGCATGATAACAATTTGACAATAATTTTTAATGGTGAAATATATAACTACAAGGCATTACGTGTCTTATTAAATAAAGAAGGATTTATTTTCAAGACTCAAACTGATACGGAGGTTATTTTAAATGCATGGTCTTTTTGGGGGAATCTTGCATCTCCAAGCTTGAAGGAATGTTTAGTATTATCATTTTTAATAATAAAACTAATACTCTTTATGCTATTCGTGATCGCTTTGGAATAAAACCTCTTTATTACTTTCAAAATGATAGAGGCATATATTTTGCTTCAGAAATAAAACAATTTATGGCTATAAATACATGGAAAGCAACGCAAAATTATCAAATTGTTTATGATTTTTTAAACTGGTCACTAATTGATCACACGAATGAAACTTTTTTAAAGGTGTATACCAGGTTCTTCCCGGAGAAATACTTAAACTTACTATATCAAATAAAAAAATTAATACTTTGAGAAAAATGTGGTACAGCTTATCATTTAGTTTACCTTTTTAGAATATAATGATGAAAAAAATAGCTATAAGGATTTATTTGTCAATTCTGTTAGTATGCATTTACAAGCTGATGTTTCAGTAGGTTCTTGCCTCTCTGGAGGAATTGATTCATCCTCAATTGTGGGTGTTATTAATAGTTTGAAAAAAAACAATCAAACTCAAAAAACTTTTTCTGCATTATCCCATGATCCACGGATTGACGAGTCAAAATGGATTGATTGCGTTGTAAAGGCTCAGAGTTTAGATGCATATTTCATTACACCAACTGCTAGTTTATTGGAAAACTCTTTAAATGAGCTCACCTATTCACAAGATGAACCCTTTCGTTCAACAAGTACATTTGCACAGTGGTGTGTTTTCAAGTTAGCTCATGAACAAGGAGTTAAAGTGATGATTGATGGTCAAGGGGCTGATGAACAATTAGGAGGCTATGCCTCCTTTTGGGGCGTTTTACTTGCAGAAAAGATTTGTAAGGGGCATTGGAGTGATTTTTCAGAGGAATATAAAGCTATTCTAAAAAATTCGGGCTTATCATATTTTTCTTTGTTTCAACGGGTTGTTAATCCATTTGTAAAAGGTCGTTTTAGTGGTATCATTCGAAACATTATTACGGATAATAAAATAACACCCCCATGGTTTGATTTTAAAGAATCACTGGTTGATAAACGAGATCCTTTTTTGTTGCTAAATTCTCGTACGTCTTCTTTTCAACAATTTAGTATAGCTCAAACTAAATCTATTAATTTACAATCATTATTACACTTAGAAGACCGAAACTCTATGGCTCATTCTGTTGAGGCAAGAGTCCCTTTTTTGGATCATAATTTAGTGGAAAAAAGTCTTTCTCTACCAACAGAGTATAAATTCAAACAAGGGGTGTCTAAACGTATTTTGAGAGATGCAATGAAAAACTATATTCCTGAAAAAATTTACAATCGTCATGATAAGATAGGTTTTTCCACCGCCGAAGAGATTTGGATGAAGTCAGAAGCTAAAGATTTTTTTTTACAAATGATAACGCAGGCAATAGAGCATCCATCATCTGTAGTAAATAGTAATATTCGTTCTAATATGAATGATATTTTTTCTGGAAAAAAGAGTTTTTCTCAATTGCCCTGGAAAATTATTAGTTATGGAAATTGGTTGAAATGTTTTAATGTTAGCTCATAAACCTGTAAAAGTTTGCTTAATTGGTGGGTCTGGTAGGTCAGGGACAACGATAGTATCAAAGATGTTTGCTAAGCATCCAGATTTAACGGACGTTCCCGAATGGCGTTTTTTAATCGATCCTGATGGCATAATTGATTTTCTCAACAATTCTGATTTTTGGTCGCCTTATCATTATGATGTTTATATTAAACGCTTAAATGCTTTATTGCTTAAAACTGCTAAATCTTCCTGGTATGATAAATTATTACGTTATATAGACGAACAGATATTTATAAAAACTCACTTTAAATTTAAAGTTACAGCAGCATATTCGGGGGTTTCTGTTTCTAAGATATCACCACAATTTTTGTTTCATGTTGAAAATTTAATTACACAACTTAATCAATTTCAATATAAAGCACGTTGGATTGGATTGGAACGTGGGGGAACACAAGGAATGTATTATCACTCTCATTTTAATAGGGATAAATTAATTAAAATTTTGAGAGTGTTTTTATTACAAGTTATGCAAGATGTTAACGCTAGGCAAAATAAATTATATTATCTTGAAAAAAATACATGGAATATCCTTTGGTTTGATAAAATTCTTGAAATATTACCTGAAGCAAGAATGTTGTATATTTATCGAGATCCAAGAGATGTTGTAGCATCTTTTATTAATCAGACTTGGATGCCATCCACTGCAGAGAAATGTGCTTTAATATACAGAGATTTATTTCTTAAATGGAAACAAATAAAGTTGAATATACCATCGAACTCTTTTTTTGAATGTTCTTTGGAAAATTTAGTGGAAAACACTGAATTAACCACTCGAGAAATATGCAATTTTTGGGGAATCAAATACCATTCACAACTCATTAACATTGACCTTTCGCATTCTCACTCTGGACGTTGGAGAAATGACTTTTCTCAAGAGGACCTTGTAAAAGTTGAAGCAATACTGGAAGAACCCTTAATTGAATTAAATTATAAATGA
This genomic window from sulfur-oxidizing endosymbiont of Gigantopelta aegis contains:
- a CDS encoding GNAT family N-acetyltransferase: MSIIIEAINQQHDRKAFDCGIEKLNQFLQQQARQKAIKHISKTYVACRNASPHTIIGYQTLTGYSVITPPAHKHYKKYPQPLNAVKLARLAVDRSQQGQGLGERLLIDAIYRTVLVAQQISAIGLFVDPMPPQVTPFYQQYGFLSADPDDDSRHEMWLPIKTCIEISSTLL
- a CDS encoding DUF1778 domain-containing protein; its protein translation is MTSKTQRKETRLIARTSTEIQQIIQRAANYSGTSLSQFLIESAMEKARNVIEQSETLHLSMMGTDTLFTALDNPPKANKKLLKAAQHYSDTVNVHNN
- a CDS encoding type II toxin-antitoxin system RelE/ParE family toxin → MITSIANQTTQDIYDGISLKKARKIPEFLHSKACRLMDQLDAAETLEDMKIPPGNRFEPLSGDLSEYFSVRINKQWRVIFKWDEAQKNAYDVYVDDYHKG
- a CDS encoding HigA family addiction module antitoxin; the protein is MLPKKRPPTHPGEMLLKEFLEPAGMTQTQFSQHIGWTYARLNEIINGKRGVSADSALTLSEALGNTPQFWLNLQRNWELWHALQTHKEVKPLLLKAS
- a CDS encoding cytosolic protein; the encoded protein is MEEKPRADYDSPWKEAIEHLFVDFMGFFFVNISQEIDWNRPYEFLDKELEKINRDAQIGRRYADKLVKVWLKNGHCTWVLIHIEVQSQYDPDFEKRMYVYNFRILERYNKEVVSLAILTHEPRPQRSHHKQGEYQRKLWGCETRFTFPVIKLWDYKQRWAELEQSDNLFAIVVMAHLQALANKHKPQQLKESKLGLMKGLYQRGLAREQILELFCFIDWLMVLPKALENALTLELEKLEEENQMNYVTSFERKGLEQGIEQGLEQGLEQGLEQGLEQGLEREKILLLRLIRRRFDEQTAFQAQVSISKASSADTLEIISDWIIDYGDGTQFLEKLDSLY
- a CDS encoding type II toxin-antitoxin system RelE/ParE family toxin, whose amino-acid sequence is MFRVLGFLDDQRLVVLNHAFQKKTQKTPKKEIKIAEKRKKDYLRRR
- a CDS encoding helix-turn-helix domain-containing protein, giving the protein MSDLKKYIVKRKERDSEFAENFNDGYQAFKIGAVLRQARESSGLTQEQLAEKLNTKKSAISRIENHAEDIRLSTLEKFAHVLGRELEVSIKEIKCQPERF
- a CDS encoding glycosyltransferase, encoding MIDRLYCVSYDGYEHLTDKFYMDIPGLRKKLFVIKLGTITNNSKKINCLTEDVFKIVSCSSIIPLKRLDLIVDALSELNDIKEEIEWHHFGSGSEMRVIEDGLCKINNVNINVFFNGHLENEKILERYQLDKFNLFVNVSDSEGIPVSIMEAMSFGIPCLARNVGGISEIINSENGYLLENEIDAKYLSNVLKEIIFSREKLNIKSFNAFKTWEKHFNADINFPLFSKSLLDFILSFKA
- a CDS encoding sulfotransferase family protein, encoding MLAHKPVKVCLIGGSGRSGTTIVSKMFAKHPDLTDVPEWRFLIDPDGIIDFLNNSDFWSPYHYDVYIKRLNALLLKTAKSSWYDKLLRYIDEQIFIKTHFKFKVTAAYSGVSVSKISPQFLFHVENLITQLNQFQYKARWIGLERGGTQGMYYHSHFNRDKLIKILRVFLLQVMQDVNARQNKLYYLEKNTWNILWFDKILEILPEARMLYIYRDPRDVVASFINQTWMPSTAEKCALIYRDLFLKWKQIKLNIPSNSFFECSLENLVENTELTTREICNFWGIKYHSQLINIDLSHSHSGRWRNDFSQEDLVKVEAILEEPLIELNYK